A stretch of DNA from Piliocolobus tephrosceles isolate RC106 chromosome 21, ASM277652v3, whole genome shotgun sequence:
GgtcccagcagctcaggaggctgagatgggaggatcacttaagctgaAGAgactaaggctgcagtgagctgagatctcacccctacattccagcctgaatgacagagcaagactccatctcaaaaaaataaaaatcaaggccAAGCGCGggagctcacgcctataatcccagcactttgggaggccaaggtgggtggatcacgaggtcgggagactgagaccatcctggctaacacggtgaaaccctgtctttactaaaaatacaaaaacattagccaggtgtggtggcaggcgcctgtagtcccagctactcgggaggctgaggcaggagaatggtgtgaacccaggagatggagcttgcagtgagccaagatcgcaccagtgcactccagcctgggcgacagagggagactccgtctcaaagaataaaaaaaaattaaaattaaaaataaagtgtacagggccaggcgcagtggttcacgcctgtaatcccagcacttcgggaggccgccaaggcgggcggatcacgaggtcaggagattgagaccatcctggctaacacggtgaaataccgtctctactaaaaatacaaaaaattagccgggcgtggtggcgggcacctatagtcccagctattcgggaggctgaggcaggagagtggcatgaacccaggaggcggagcttgcagtgagctgagatcgcgccactgcactccagcctgggcgacagagcgagacgccatttcaaaaaaaaaaaagtaaagtgtacaattcaatggcttgtagtatattcagagttgtgcaaccatcgccacgatcaattttagaacattttcatcactccataAAGAAACCCTGCACTTCTTAGCCATCCCCAATCTCCCAtcttcccccagctcctggcagccactcatctattttctgtttctatagatttgcgttttggttttttttgttttttgttttttttttgagacagagtttcgctcttgttgcccaggctggagtgcagtgaagcaatCTCAGCtgaccgcaacttctgcctctcgggtccaagcaatactcctgccttagcctcctgagtagctgggattacaggcatgcgccaccatgcccagctaactttgtatttttagtagagacaggatttctccatgttggtcaggctagtctcaaactcccaacctcaggtgatctgcccacctcggcttcccaaagtgctgggattacaggcatgagccactgcacctgtcctattttttatttttgagacagtctcgctctgttgcccaggatggagtgcagtagcgtgatcttggctcactacaacctccaccttcccggttcaagcaattctcctgcctcagcctccccggtagctgggattacaggtatatgccaccatgcctggctaattttttgtatttttagtagagatggggtttcaccatgttggccaggctggtcttgaagtcctgacctcaggtgatccacccactttggcctcccaaagtgctgggattacaggcatgagccaccgcgtccggccaaatttgcctattttggacatttcatataaatggccCCTATGATCTGTGGTTCTTTGTGACTAGCTTGTTTCCCGTAGCCTAACTGACTTGTATTTTAGTTGGACCCCTCAGGGTGCTGGTGGAAAAAGATACTGTCAGGGACGGGGGTGGAAGCAGAGAGCCCTCAGGGAGGAGATGACCGCAGTggtcctggtgggagatgatggTGGTTAGACCAGGGTGGGGACCATTGAGAAAGAAGTTGGATGTATTTAATTTGAAGGCAGAGACAATAGCTTCTGTATGCGGATGGTGTCTtagtaaacaaaacagtgaaGGTGTTTAacctgagcagctgggaggaTGGAGCTGCATCAGCTGAGATGGGGGTGGCTGAGGGAGGAGCAGGTTGGGGGAGGATCAGAAGCCCAGCTCTGAGCAAGTGAGTTTGGGGCGTTTTTAGACAATCAAGAGTACACAGCTGGAGACAGGAGTCTGGAGCCCAGGCAGAGGTTCaggctgagcccaggaagctgggaGCCCCTGTATGCAAACTGTTCAAGCCCATGAGTGTGAACGAGACCCCAGGTGAGTACAGACTGAGGAAGCCTACCAGGCTAGAGGCTGAACTGGAAAATCCTGCTGTCCTGGTTGGAGAGAGTCTCAGGGAAGTGTCCATCAGTGCCCAGCCACCCCAGCTCTCTCCCAGGCCCCTCTCTCACCTCCTTAGGATCCAGCAGTGTGATGCAGTATCCCGATAGTTCAGAGCCTCATCAAATATTGGCCCTTctccgggcgcagtggttcacgcctgtaatcccagaactttgggaggccgaggcaggtggattgcttgaggtcaggagtttcagaccaacctggccaacatggcaaaaccccatctctactaaaaatacaaaaatttagccgggcagggtggcacctgcctgtagtcccggcttcttgggaggctgaggcaagataatcattTGAAGCCGTaagacgaaggttgcagtaagctgagatcacgccactgcactccagtgtaggctacaaagtgagactctgtctcaaaataaattaaaaaactagaaaaactgtTGACTCTTACTGTCAGTGAGATGGGAGCTGCCTGGCCCAGCAAGGGACTTCCAGGACCTGCTTCCACTAAAGCTGGCACGACTGTCTCTCCTCTGGGTACAAAGACTGGCCTGCCATGGAGCTTCTCTTCCAAGGCGTGATCTGATGTAGGTTTTAAAAGGATCattctggggccaggcacggtggctcacacctgtaatcccagcactttgggaggcctaggcgggcggatcacctgaggtcagggatttgagaccagcctggccaacatggtgaaaacccgtctctactaaaaatacaaaaagtagccgggtgtggtggcaggcacctgacacctcagctactcaggaggctgagacaggataatctcttgaacccaggagttggaggttgcagtgagccaagatcataccactgtactccagccagggtgacagagcaagactgtcttggggctggggggtggggggtaggaAGGATAGTTCTGGGTTCCGGTAGCGGGGAGGttagggaaggaagggggaaaggggAAATCAAGGCAGCATTGAGGGTCACTCACCCTTTACCTGCACTTCTCTCTCTACAGATACATCAGCCCACAGCAAGGGGGGCTCCAGCAGCCCGGAGCCATGGGCCCGGCCCTCCTGCACTCCCCAGGAAGGGGGCTGCCCACGGCCCAAGGAGCGTGAGTCCCCACCCCCTTCAGCCCTGCAGCCGGTCCAGCTGCCTCGCCTGGCCTTGtctccaccacccccagcccctccacTGCCACCCCCACTGCCACTGGCCCAAGTGGCACCCTCgccccctagccccccaccccctcctcgGCCGCCACCCACGCTCTCGGCCTCAGACCCCTCCCTGGACTTCCTGCGGGCCCAGCAGGAGACTGCCAACGCCATCCGGGAGCTGGCCGGCACCCTTCGACAGGGACTGGCCAAACTGAGCGAGGCCCTGAGCGCTCTGCTGCCCCTTCTGCCAGGAACCCCAGTCgactccctgcccccacctctgcccccacccccacccccacccccacctcccaggcccgTCCTGCCCCCACCAGCCCCCAAGGTGGAGATCACCCCAGAGCCCGTGTCTGTGGTGGCTGCTGTGGTGGACGGGGCAGTGGTGGCAGCCAGGGGAGTGATCATTGCCCCAAGGAGCGAGGAGGGGGCGCCCCGgccacccccagccccactcccTCCACACGACTCCCCGCCACACAAGCGGAGAAAAGGTTTCCCTACACGGAAAAGGCGAGGCCGATGGAAATCTCCGTGAAATCTACTATCTATGCTCCTGCCTGCACCCCCTCTCCCCAGCTTGGCGCAGTCGAGGGGGGCGATGCTCTCTGCCCATCCCAGCTGCACCCTAGCTCCCTGCTCCAGGGATGTGAGCACCCACTCCCTGTGCTAGTTAGTGCCTGATTCTCTGGGGGAGCCTCAGTAATGGGCCCCCCCCAACCCCTTTCTCTGGTACAGTGCTGTCTGCCTGGCTGCCTCCCTTAACCCTGACTTCTAAGCCATCAATTTCATGTTATTTATTATTGCCCtatgtggggtggggagggaaccTCTCGGGTCTGCACATCTCCCCTTCCCTAACAGTTCCTGTTCTTGACTTGAAGAGAATTGACCCGTGGGGGACTCCCCACCTGCCCAACCCAGACTTTGGAGCGCGTGGGAGTTGTGAGACAAATCAAAATATGGATGACAAAGAGGATATAGCCGTGTATACCCCAGGGAGAGGAGGCACCGAGTTCTGATGGGAGAGGTATAGGTTGGGTTCTCTGCCTACCATTGCTGTCTCTGACTTCTGGAGCTCAACCCCCTCCTTTCTCCCAGTGGTGACAAGATatcaataaacttatttttaatacaattacTTGAGGCTCTGTCTGAGACAGGCCTGGGGGACCAGCACCTACACCTGCCCTGCCCCCTCCACAGGTAGGCAATTGGGAGGCTAGTGGttttccagccttttttttttttttttttttttaaattaaagccaTGAAGTCTTGTGTTTACATGAAATCTTCCTACTCATCCTTTAGATACCAGTCTAAATGTCACCTCCAGGAGAAAGTCCTAGATTCCTTCCCAAGGGTAACATGGGTTTGCCTCTTAGAGTCTCTCTCAGTGTCctgtggttctttttcttttctcttttcttatttctggtttttcgttttgttttgttttgagacaggatctcgctctgttgccccagctggagtgcagtgacatgatcacagctcactgcagcctcgacctcccaggctcaagcaatcctcctacctcagcctcccaagtagctgggaccacaggcatgtgccaccatactcagctacttgttttatttttctagagatggggttttcctatgttgtccaggcagatctcaaactcatgggctgtggcagtcctcccacctcagcctcccaaagtgctgggattacaagcatgaaccaccacacacagctgggTTCTTTTTTCATAGTGTCTTTAAATGAACGCAGGCCTTTATCTATTTAAGGCACATTTGCCCCATAATGTCATGAAGGCAGGAACTGGTTCTTTTACTCTGCTGCAGGGCCAGGTAACAAAATAGACAATCACCACCACTCTGGACTCAGACGTGGCTCAAGTGCTGGTGCTGCCCTGGCCAACTGTGTAACCATTGACGTCCAGTGTCCTTACCTGTAGAATGGGCATAAAGATGTCAGAGTCTTTCCTCCTATAATtagattatacttttttttttttttttgagatggagtctccctctgttgcccaggctggagtgcaatggcgcagtcttggctcactgcaacttctgcctcccgggttcaagtgattctcctgcctcagcttcccaagtagctgggactacaggcgcatgctactacacctggctaatttttgtatttttacttagttttttttttttttttttttttttttagacggggtcttgcatctgtccaccaggctggaatgcagtggtgtgaacccatctcctgggttcacggaattctcctgcctcagcctcctgagtagctgggattacaggtgtgtgccaccacacctggctaatttttgtattttttagtagagatggggttttaccatgttggccaggctggtctcgaacccctgacctcaaatgatggacctcccaaagtgccgggattataggagtgagccactgccaccacccggcctaattttttaatttttagtagagacaaggtttcaccacattggccagtctggtctcgaacttctgacctcaagtgatccgccctccttggcctcccaaagtgctgggattacaggcataagccaccatgcctgggcaggAAAGCTTTTCCTGACACACACTCCCCACAGCAGTCATCACAAATTTTAGTTCATCATTTGAGTAAATTTAGTATCTGCCTCCATCACCAGGCTGGGGCTTCTCAGGGGCAAGGCTTAAGCCTGTCTCAGTCACTGCTATGTCCCCAGCATTGCCCACCACGGAAGAGGGGTTGAATATTTGAATAACTGTCCAGCTTAAAAACAACTTCCCTTTATGGCACTTCTTTTCTGTGCCAAGCACCAAGCTAAGTATTTATATGCATGTTTGCATTCAATCTGAAGGTACCCAAATAAAAACAGACTCGAGGGGGTCTCCATTTTTTCCAAGAAGTTtagagacttgcccaaggccacagctGGTCAGAGGCCAGTCCAGTCCACCTGAAGGCTGAATCTGGCCAGAAGTCTTAACTCCCTTTAGTGTTTCGTAAATAATAGCCTAAAGGCAATTTTAAGTGACATATGAATGTCTTCTTGAATTAGTCGATagttttcactgattttttttaaggtaacCAGTACATGAAACCCATGATTGTGAACGTATTACCTAGGATGAAGTAAAAATAgatacatctttttatttttatttatttttttgagacaaggtcttgctgtgttgcccaggctggagtgcagtgacgcaaacATGGTTCACTGCATCCTGTTACCTCCAGACTcgagcagtcctctcacctcaccctGATAAATCTTTAAGGGAGAAAAGTGTTCAAATACAGGTAGTAGACAAAATTGTGAAACCATTTTGAAATTTGAAGTCTGGGTAACAGAATCAGAGTTGCTGCGGTTCCAGTGGGACGGGAGAAGGGACAAGCAGCCCCCCACTAGACTGAAAACCAGGGCCAACTGGCACgtcattcaaatatttttgagcacctaACACGGACCCAGGGCTAGAGAAAGGGGCTGTTGTGGGTTAGAACCTGGAGACCCGCCTCCGCCCTTCCCCAAAGACAGCCTCGTCCCGTTCCCAATGCCTGGGAAATAAGACAGGAGGGTCCTCAAAGCCTGACTGGGCCTTGCAGGTAGTGAGCGCTCAGGGTTGGGGAAAGGCAGTCTAGTGTTTGCCCTTCCCCAGCAACTCCTTCCTCTTGCCCGTCACTTCTTAACCCCTTACTCTTCCCTCAAATTGGGGAGCAATAGAGGATAAGGATCCCCCAAACGCCATGCTCCGAATGCACGTAAAGAGCCCCCAGaaatgtgggggggggggggcgcgggTAAGGCAGCGTGAATCTCAAAGGCCTACCCCAACCTCCCAGGCAGCGGAAGTGCGTCACTTTATCCGCGCCCGCAGTGCATTTTGGGAATTGTAGTGAAGCAGGTGGCGGACGCCGAGCAGCCGACGGTGTAACCCTTTAGAGACCAGAGCGCGCGGGCAGAGCTGGGACAGGATTAGAGGGCGGTCAGTTCCCCCTTCTTTagcagagaaaactgaggcaaggCTCTGGCTCGGGAGCCCTTAGTCCTCTTCCTTCGCTGGCTGTGGCGGGCCCCAGAGGCATATATCTAGGATTCCGGGGGAGGACGAAGTGCCAAgtggccacccccacccccacctagTTGCTAGCTTCCCTTCCCTGCTCTGAAGCCAATCAGGGCTTCTCTGCCCCGCCCCAGAAGCTGCTACCTTCCTAATCCGTCATTGGCCCACCTTTGCTGGgcggggaaactgaggttcagagagggcaAGACATTTTGCCCAAAGCTGCACAACAAATCGGAGTAGAAGTTGGAAGCCCGGAAGCCTGTCCACCCACCCCCAAAATTTCTGAATCCGGAGTAGCTCTGATCATTCGTATTGCAAACTCGCCTCCCACCTTTGTGTCCCAGCATCTTGCGGCGCGCGGAACTCCGGCCCCGCGGAGACGGTTATAAGGGCTGCGCGAGGAGAGGCGACgacccccctccccgccccagcCCGCCTTTGCCCGCCGTTCCCTTTAAGAGCCGGCCCCGGCGGGACTACGTTTCCCAGAAGGCTTTGCTGGCGCGTTATGTAACTTTCCCTGCGAAGCGGCCTCTGGGGCAGAAGAAGGAGGTGGAGGCGGTGGCGGCCGTTGCAGCGGCGGCGGCGAGAGCGGCGGGAGCTTGAGGCGGCTGCGCTCGCGGCCCATCGTGGGGCCCGAGCTGTGCGCCTCGGCTCGGAGCCCGGACCGGGCGGGGGCGCCGACGTGCCTCAGCCTGCCTTTGCGAGGGAGGCGGGAGTGAGCAGAAAGGCTTAGGGCCCAGGGGGCGGGGAAGGGGGGCCGGGCCTGGATCCGGCAGGGAGGCCGAGCCGGAGGCCCGACCGTGGCTCGCGCTGTCCCGGGGACGCGGATCGAACGTCGGCGGCGCGGATCGCACGTCGGCGGCCGGTGGAACGCGGGAGCCGGGCGGCGCGCGGACTGGGGCCATGGCGTCTGTGCAGGCGTCCCGCCGCCAGTGGTGCTACCTGTGCGACCTGCCGAAGATGCCGTGGGCCATGGTGTGGGACTTCAGCGAGGCCGTGTGCCGCGGCTGCGTGAACTTCGAGGGCGCGGACCGCATCGAACTGCTCATCGATGCTGCCCGCCAGCTCAAGCGCAGCCACGTGCTTCCCGAGGGCCGCTCGCCCGGGCCCCCGGCCCTTAAGCACCCGGCCACCAAGGACCTGGCTGCGGCCGCCGCACAGGGGCCCCAGCTGCCGCCCCCGCAGGCCCAGCCCCAGCCATCAGGGACCGGCGGCGGCGTCTCGGGCCAGGACCGCTATGACAGGGCCACATCATCGGGCCGCCTCCCCCTGCCCTCGCCCGCCCTGGAGTACACTCTGGGGTCCCGCCTGGCCAATGGGCTGGGCCGTGAGGAGGCCGTGGCTGAGGGGGCGCGAAGGGCCTTGCTTGGCTCTATGCCTGGCTTGATGCCCCCTGGGCTGCTGGCAGCTGCAGTGTCTGGCCTGGGAAGCCGAGGCCTGACGCTGGCACCCGGCTTGAGTCC
This window harbors:
- the MYPOP gene encoding myb-related transcription factor, partner of profilin — protein: MASAAAGEAEETTRLRKPRFSFEENQILIREVRAHYPQLYGAQSRRVSVAERRRVWDGIAAKINGITSWKRTGQEVQKRWNDFKRRTKEKLARVPHSTQGAGPAAEDAFSAEEETIFAILGPGVAGPGTGAGAEEPPAAPSSQPPPPSACPQRYVLSEDRREDRRADTSAHSKGGSSSPEPWARPSCTPQEGGCPRPKERESPPPSALQPVQLPRLALSPPPPAPPLPPPLPLAQVAPSPPSPPPPPRPPPTLSASDPSLDFLRAQQETANAIRELAGTLRQGLAKLSEALSALLPLLPGTPVDSLPPPLPPPPPPPPPPRPVLPPPAPKVEITPEPVSVVAAVVDGAVVAARGVIIAPRSEEGAPRPPPAPLPPHDSPPHKRRKGFPTRKRRGRWKSP